One Megasphaera vaginalis (ex Bordigoni et al. 2020) genomic region harbors:
- a CDS encoding class I SAM-dependent methyltransferase — MNTAVITVTPSLKASATLQEEAARWAASIGAAFVLRRRRSHETLQKEYDNLLVYTTQGPEITTDRGRHRFHLNMAQLRLLHLQQGVPDHFLEALAATGPVRLLDCTCGFGADAVIASYALPAGSVVDALEASPLLAAVTGWGFAHFNHDDLAVTKALRRIHLQQGDYENYLRDRTAQPYDILYFDPMFSEPVESSCAFRPLRPLMDHQLLTPALIRLAASKAARRIVIKGRRFDRLRRDFPGLRLVGGKYSRICYAVLESDSI, encoded by the coding sequence ATGAATACTGCTGTGATCACGGTAACGCCGTCGTTAAAAGCGTCTGCAACGTTGCAGGAAGAAGCGGCGCGCTGGGCTGCTTCAATCGGCGCCGCCTTCGTTTTGCGCCGTCGCCGTTCTCATGAGACGTTACAGAAAGAATACGACAACCTCCTCGTTTATACGACGCAGGGGCCGGAAATAACGACTGATCGGGGCAGGCACCGGTTCCACCTGAATATGGCGCAGTTGCGGTTGCTTCATTTGCAACAGGGGGTGCCGGATCATTTTCTGGAGGCTTTGGCCGCGACCGGACCGGTCCGTCTCCTGGATTGCACCTGCGGCTTCGGCGCCGATGCCGTTATCGCCTCCTATGCACTGCCGGCTGGTTCCGTCGTCGATGCCTTAGAAGCGTCACCGCTCCTGGCGGCCGTCACGGGTTGGGGCTTTGCACATTTCAACCATGACGATCTTGCCGTCACGAAGGCTTTACGGCGTATTCATTTGCAGCAGGGAGATTATGAAAACTATTTGCGCGATCGTACGGCGCAGCCATATGATATTCTGTATTTCGATCCCATGTTCAGCGAACCTGTTGAAAGCAGCTGCGCCTTTCGACCGCTGCGTCCACTGATGGATCATCAGCTCTTGACACCTGCGTTGATTCGCCTGGCCGCCTCAAAAGCTGCGCGGCGGATCGTCATAAAAGGCCGCCGTTTTGACCGGCTGCGTCGGGATTTTCCTGGACTGCGCCTTGTTGGCGGTAAATACAGCCGCATTTGTTATGCCGTTTTGGAGAGTGATTCTATATAA
- a CDS encoding aminotransferase class I/II-fold pyridoxal phosphate-dependent enzyme has product MQMDTLRQEALQACAAQFAAIDAVSLYNTEKVLAAYRKAQVSAYQFAGTSGYGYSDLGREKLAEVFAAVFKAEKALVRPHFVSGTHALATVLCALLQQGDMLISLVGAPYDTMQGVIGHARPSRHSLKERGVRYKEVPLKDNAYDLQAIRGAVAADKPKVVLLQRSRGYSSRASLTVDDLRKIIAAVKKESPETICFVDNCYGEFAATEEPLEAGADIIAGSLIKNPGGGIAPTGGYIAGRADLVDCAADYLTAPGLGAELGSYAGGYRLFFQGFFMAPHVTAQAIKGAVFAAAVFERLGFAVSPSAAAPRCDLIQTIALQNEENMRLFCQGIQSFSPVDAHVTPIPDAMPGYADKIIMAAGDFVQGSSIELSADGPIREPYLIYLQGGIVLEHNILAVLAAAQYICEKGGGAR; this is encoded by the coding sequence ATTCAGATGGATACACTCAGGCAGGAGGCGCTGCAAGCTTGTGCGGCGCAGTTTGCAGCGATAGATGCCGTGAGTCTTTATAACACGGAAAAGGTTTTGGCGGCGTACAGAAAGGCGCAGGTTTCCGCCTACCAGTTTGCCGGTACGTCGGGGTACGGGTACAGTGATTTGGGCCGTGAAAAGCTGGCAGAAGTGTTTGCCGCCGTTTTTAAGGCCGAAAAGGCGCTGGTACGTCCTCATTTCGTTTCCGGCACGCATGCCTTGGCGACGGTTCTTTGCGCGCTGTTGCAGCAGGGCGATATGCTCATTTCTTTGGTTGGGGCCCCTTACGATACGATGCAAGGCGTTATCGGCCATGCCCGTCCGAGTCGGCATTCCCTCAAAGAGCGGGGCGTCCGTTACAAGGAAGTGCCTCTTAAAGATAATGCCTACGATCTGCAGGCCATACGCGGCGCCGTCGCCGCTGACAAACCGAAAGTCGTCCTTTTGCAGCGGTCGCGCGGCTACAGTTCCCGCGCGTCCTTGACGGTCGATGATCTGCGGAAGATCATTGCCGCCGTTAAAAAGGAAAGTCCCGAAACGATCTGCTTTGTTGATAATTGTTACGGCGAATTTGCAGCTACGGAGGAGCCGCTTGAAGCCGGCGCCGATATTATTGCCGGTTCGCTGATCAAGAATCCCGGCGGCGGTATTGCGCCGACAGGCGGGTATATTGCCGGCCGGGCTGATCTGGTAGACTGCGCCGCCGATTATCTGACGGCGCCCGGTCTTGGCGCCGAGCTCGGCTCCTACGCCGGCGGTTACCGTCTTTTTTTCCAGGGCTTTTTTATGGCGCCTCATGTTACGGCGCAAGCTATCAAAGGGGCTGTCTTTGCTGCCGCTGTTTTTGAACGGCTCGGATTTGCCGTTTCACCGTCTGCAGCGGCGCCGCGCTGTGATCTGATTCAGACGATTGCGCTGCAGAATGAGGAAAATATGCGTCTTTTCTGTCAGGGCATCCAATCCTTTTCTCCTGTCGACGCCCATGTGACGCCGATTCCCGATGCCATGCCCGGATATGCCGACAAGATCATCATGGCGGCAGGTGATTTTGTGCAAGGCTCTTCCATCGAATTATCGGCAGACGGCCCCATACGTGAACCGTATCTGATCTACCTGCAAGGCGGCATCGTCTTGGAACACAACATCTTGGCTGTTTTGGCGGCGGCGCAATATATCTGCGAAAAAGGAGGCGGCGCGCGGTGA
- the rsmA gene encoding 16S rRNA (adenine(1518)-N(6)/adenine(1519)-N(6))-dimethyltransferase RsmA, with protein sequence MKSSDLANPDVVHYLVRRFHLHMNKKLGQNFLIDPPVVRHIAETASLHAGMPVLEIGPGIGTLTQALAETGAAVTAVEIDSNLLPVLDKTLEAYDNVRIIHDDIMKVDIEALMNHKPFVVCANLPYYITTPIILRLLEERLPMERMVVMVQKEVAERMVSGPGSKAYGALSVAVQYYTSPHLAFVINPASFLPPPAVQSAVVAMDVRPTPPVQVLEEHRFFQTVKAAFGQRRKTLTNALKGTGLPTNDVEAILSAAGIDGKRRGETLSLDEFAAIADSWTKRLATTGQINGER encoded by the coding sequence ATGAAAAGTTCTGATTTGGCAAATCCCGATGTTGTTCATTATCTCGTCAGGCGATTTCATTTACATATGAATAAAAAGCTGGGGCAAAATTTTCTGATTGACCCTCCCGTTGTCCGTCATATTGCCGAGACGGCGTCGCTTCATGCCGGGATGCCCGTGTTGGAGATCGGCCCCGGTATCGGTACGCTGACGCAGGCGTTGGCTGAAACGGGCGCTGCCGTGACGGCTGTCGAAATCGATTCCAATTTGTTGCCGGTTTTGGATAAAACCTTGGAAGCTTACGATAATGTACGCATCATTCATGACGATATCATGAAGGTCGATATTGAGGCGCTGATGAATCATAAGCCCTTTGTCGTCTGCGCCAATCTGCCGTATTATATTACAACTCCCATCATCTTGCGGCTGTTGGAAGAACGGCTGCCAATGGAGCGGATGGTCGTCATGGTTCAGAAGGAAGTGGCGGAACGTATGGTTTCCGGGCCGGGGAGCAAAGCTTACGGCGCGTTGTCCGTAGCCGTTCAGTATTATACGTCACCTCACCTTGCTTTTGTGATTAATCCGGCCTCCTTTCTGCCGCCTCCCGCCGTTCAATCAGCTGTTGTCGCCATGGATGTACGGCCGACGCCGCCGGTGCAGGTTCTCGAAGAACACCGCTTTTTCCAGACTGTCAAAGCGGCTTTCGGGCAGCGTCGCAAAACCCTGACCAACGCGTTGAAAGGAACCGGTCTTCCGACAAATGACGTGGAGGCGATTCTGTCTGCTGCAGGCATCGACGGCAAAAGACGCGGCGAAACCCTTTCTCTTGACGAGTTTGCCGCTATTGCCGATAGCTGGACGAAACGGCTCGCAACAACGGGTCAGATCAATGGGGAGCGTTGA
- the mutL gene encoding DNA mismatch repair endonuclease MutL has product MSSLIHVLDEGTANKIAAGEVVERPSSCIKELIENAVDAGATAIETEIADGGQSYMRVSDNGCGMSAEDAEKCLIRHGTSKIRSVEDIFAITSLGFRGEAVPSIAAVSRMTLTTRQRDAVLATQLLIDGGVIKEKEETGAPVGTTVEVAELFFNTPARRKFLKSERTESAKISEIVTKLALANSGIEFTLITNGRTTLHTGGQGDLKETIAGIYGAAAAREIFPVTYEGETLTISGFVGKPSLLKSSRAWQTSIVNRRVVQNGIIYKAIENAYHAMLPKAGYPLAVLQIDIDPAFIDVNVHPAKTEIKFADEKEVYRAVYHSIVTALVSQDRPETIAASAPLPPRQRERLEPLRDIASPQESELPFTASAQPSVPATTYAAPAVSAQQHVGESPRRPYEPVLTPDDVPAAAAAAFTAALAAESKVPGTEEEQGPVITFDGDADVFIPLGEVADCYIVAKKGEDLYLIDHHAAHERVRYDTFCKRTEALPSQQLLTAEFVEVDSHDMALLTERQDVFVDLGYAYSVAGPSTLRMEAVPCDLQTPHIADSLREICRILTLQPSLDKAMLRHTSLAYLSCHGAIKAGDKLNIREMKQLLEALFQTEKPFVCPHGRPIIVRFTPADLARLFKRT; this is encoded by the coding sequence ATGAGTTCTCTGATTCATGTGCTTGACGAAGGGACGGCCAATAAAATTGCTGCCGGTGAAGTTGTCGAACGGCCGTCGTCATGCATTAAGGAGTTGATCGAAAATGCCGTTGACGCCGGTGCAACGGCGATTGAGACGGAAATTGCCGACGGCGGCCAGTCGTACATGCGCGTCAGCGATAACGGCTGCGGCATGAGTGCCGAAGATGCGGAAAAATGCCTCATCCGCCACGGCACGAGCAAAATTCGCTCCGTTGAAGATATATTTGCCATCACTTCTCTCGGCTTTCGCGGTGAAGCCGTACCGAGTATTGCCGCCGTATCGCGGATGACCCTTACGACGCGGCAGCGAGACGCCGTGTTGGCGACACAGCTGCTGATAGACGGCGGCGTTATCAAAGAAAAAGAAGAAACGGGAGCTCCTGTCGGGACAACGGTAGAAGTGGCGGAGCTCTTTTTCAATACGCCGGCAAGGCGGAAATTTCTCAAAAGCGAACGGACAGAAAGTGCCAAGATCAGCGAGATCGTCACAAAGCTGGCCCTGGCCAACAGCGGTATTGAATTCACCTTAATTACGAACGGCAGGACAACGCTTCATACAGGAGGGCAGGGAGACCTGAAGGAAACGATTGCCGGCATTTACGGTGCAGCCGCGGCGCGGGAGATTTTTCCCGTAACTTATGAAGGGGAAACGCTGACAATTTCCGGTTTTGTCGGCAAGCCGTCATTGCTGAAGAGCAGCCGTGCCTGGCAGACGAGTATCGTCAATCGTCGGGTCGTGCAGAACGGTATTATCTATAAAGCTATCGAAAATGCTTACCATGCGATGCTGCCGAAAGCGGGATATCCCCTGGCCGTACTTCAAATCGATATCGATCCGGCTTTTATCGACGTCAATGTTCATCCTGCCAAAACGGAGATCAAGTTCGCCGACGAAAAGGAAGTGTATCGCGCCGTTTATCATAGCATCGTTACGGCGCTGGTCAGTCAGGACAGACCGGAAACGATCGCGGCGTCCGCTCCTTTGCCGCCGCGTCAGCGCGAAAGGCTTGAACCTCTGCGGGACATTGCGTCGCCGCAGGAATCGGAACTGCCTTTTACCGCTTCGGCGCAACCGTCGGTTCCGGCGACAACTTATGCTGCGCCGGCAGTTTCGGCGCAGCAACATGTCGGGGAATCGCCGCGGCGCCCGTATGAACCGGTATTGACGCCTGACGATGTACCGGCTGCTGCTGCAGCGGCCTTTACGGCGGCTTTGGCGGCGGAAAGCAAGGTTCCCGGTACCGAAGAAGAGCAAGGGCCTGTCATTACGTTTGACGGCGATGCGGATGTCTTTATTCCTCTCGGTGAAGTGGCGGATTGCTATATCGTTGCCAAAAAGGGGGAAGATCTCTATCTGATCGACCACCATGCGGCGCATGAACGGGTGCGTTACGATACCTTCTGCAAACGGACGGAAGCACTGCCGAGTCAGCAGCTGCTGACGGCGGAATTTGTCGAAGTCGACAGTCACGATATGGCGCTTCTGACAGAGCGGCAAGACGTTTTTGTCGATCTTGGGTATGCCTATTCCGTTGCCGGTCCGTCGACGCTGCGCATGGAAGCCGTACCCTGTGATTTGCAGACGCCCCATATTGCCGATTCGCTTCGCGAGATTTGCCGGATTTTGACGTTGCAGCCGTCTTTGGATAAGGCGATGCTGCGGCACACATCCTTGGCCTATCTTTCGTGCCACGGTGCGATCAAAGCCGGCGATAAGTTGAATATACGGGAAATGAAACAGCTTCTGGAAGCGCTTTTTCAAACGGAAAAGCCTTTCGTCTGCCCGCACGGGAGACCGATCATCGTGCGCTTCACGCCTGCCGACCTCGCCAGGCTTTTTAAGCGGACATGA
- a CDS encoding B12-binding domain-containing radical SAM protein, translating into MKILLTTLNAKFVQSSLALRCLAAACRQQGFGNVETAEYTINHNAYDILRRIHAFHADVIGFSCYIWNIDMTLHLISLLRQICPDVTIMVGGPEVTYTARELLTAEGNIDYALQGEGEAILPELIASWLNGEDGTAVGGVLRRTADGAIEGNELIREVPDLDLLPFPYDDADLASLSHQLVYYESSRGCPFHCQYCLSGRDDTVRFRSAALVIEELKRLVAAGVKQVKLVDRTFNCNPRHYRPILAFMVSLQATVNFHLEIEPGLVTEEDLALLSQAPRGRIQLELGIQSTYGPTLQAIRRHNDWPHIVHVMNVIRSLGTIHLHLDLIVGLPYETMQALRRSFNDIYSLQPHKLQIGFLKLLKGSGIRRDYSQDYAYELRGPYEVLATKWLSYEAVGTMKVFEDVFERIYNAGKFSYTLAYVDRFFAGDWFSFYERLTDHWLCRGFDRLAVSDATVCHFLWDSLTALTELTAEEKDVARQLLCLDMLTCFRFRLKPSFLGWEEAPRQLTDPFFRREEGPAAYFTGYRFTNWRDIKMRYHLWPITPAVGKELRRYADGPDEAAYILAESGADGVCWRLLDKAALAAEGVI; encoded by the coding sequence ATGAAGATCTTATTGACGACGCTGAATGCAAAATTCGTTCAATCTTCGCTGGCCCTTCGCTGCCTTGCGGCGGCGTGTCGTCAACAGGGTTTTGGGAATGTGGAGACAGCCGAATATACGATCAACCATAATGCCTATGATATTTTGCGCAGGATTCACGCGTTTCACGCAGATGTCATCGGCTTTTCCTGCTATATATGGAACATTGATATGACGCTGCATCTCATTTCGCTGTTGCGGCAGATTTGTCCTGACGTGACGATTATGGTCGGCGGTCCGGAAGTGACGTATACGGCGCGGGAACTGTTGACGGCGGAAGGGAATATCGATTATGCTCTCCAGGGGGAAGGCGAGGCGATCCTGCCGGAACTGATCGCTTCCTGGCTGAACGGAGAAGACGGTACGGCTGTCGGCGGCGTCTTGAGACGTACTGCGGACGGAGCGATTGAGGGCAATGAATTGATCCGTGAAGTGCCTGATCTTGATCTCTTGCCTTTTCCTTATGATGATGCGGATTTAGCCTCCTTGTCTCATCAACTTGTCTATTATGAAAGCTCTCGCGGCTGTCCCTTTCATTGTCAATATTGCCTTTCCGGCAGAGATGATACGGTGCGTTTTCGGTCTGCCGCATTGGTGATTGAAGAACTGAAGCGACTGGTTGCCGCAGGCGTCAAGCAGGTTAAACTCGTTGACAGGACATTTAACTGTAATCCGCGGCATTATCGGCCCATTTTGGCCTTTATGGTTTCTCTTCAGGCGACGGTGAACTTTCATTTGGAAATAGAACCGGGACTCGTGACGGAGGAAGATCTGGCGCTGTTGTCACAGGCGCCGCGGGGACGGATCCAACTGGAACTTGGCATTCAGTCGACTTACGGACCGACCTTGCAGGCGATTCGCCGCCATAACGACTGGCCTCATATCGTTCATGTCATGAACGTCATCCGCTCATTGGGCACCATTCATCTCCACCTTGATCTGATCGTCGGGCTCCCTTATGAAACGATGCAGGCATTGCGGCGCTCCTTCAACGATATTTATTCTCTACAGCCCCATAAGTTGCAGATCGGCTTTCTGAAACTTCTCAAGGGTTCAGGTATACGGCGGGATTATTCGCAGGACTACGCCTATGAACTGCGCGGACCGTATGAAGTCTTGGCCACGAAATGGCTTTCCTATGAAGCGGTCGGTACGATGAAGGTTTTTGAAGACGTTTTTGAACGAATTTATAATGCCGGGAAATTTTCGTATACGCTGGCGTACGTTGACCGTTTCTTTGCCGGCGATTGGTTTTCCTTTTATGAGCGGTTGACCGATCATTGGTTGTGCCGCGGCTTTGATCGCCTTGCCGTTTCCGATGCGACGGTCTGTCATTTTCTCTGGGATTCGCTGACGGCGCTGACGGAGCTTACGGCGGAAGAAAAGGATGTAGCCAGGCAGCTTCTCTGTCTGGACATGCTGACCTGTTTCCGTTTTCGTCTCAAGCCGTCTTTCCTCGGTTGGGAAGAAGCGCCGCGGCAGTTGACGGATCCTTTTTTTCGCAGGGAAGAAGGACCGGCGGCGTATTTTACCGGTTACCGCTTTACAAATTGGCGTGATATTAAGATGCGTTATCATCTTTGGCCCATTACGCCCGCTGTCGGGAAGGAACTGCGGCGTTACGCAGACGGACCTGACGAAGCAGCCTATATCTTAGCGGAAAGCGGTGCTGACGGCGTTTGCTGGCGCCTTCTGGATAAAGCTGCGCTGGCTGCGGAAGGAGTTATATGA
- the rnmV gene encoding ribonuclease M5, with protein MIREVVIVEGRADEARIRSARIDVDTIRTDGFSLRADTLRQIEYAYKRRGIIILTDPDRAGEEIRRALSKRFPRAKHAFIPRKDAIANNDLGVEQASPEAIRSALDKCRCAVMTVNETFTADDLLSAGLNGTTAAAEKRAALGAVLGIGYGNAKQFLKRLNHYGVTREEWDAALRQLQKDGGDEKF; from the coding sequence GTGATCAGGGAAGTGGTTATTGTCGAAGGACGCGCCGATGAAGCGCGCATCCGGTCCGCTCGCATCGATGTCGATACGATCAGAACGGACGGCTTCAGTCTTCGCGCCGATACGCTGCGGCAAATCGAATATGCCTATAAGCGCCGCGGCATCATTATCCTCACCGACCCGGATCGGGCCGGCGAAGAAATCCGTCGGGCATTGAGCAAACGATTTCCCCGTGCCAAGCACGCTTTCATTCCCCGAAAGGACGCCATCGCCAACAATGATCTTGGTGTGGAACAGGCGTCGCCGGAGGCCATTCGCTCCGCTCTTGACAAGTGCCGCTGCGCAGTGATGACGGTGAACGAGACGTTTACGGCAGACGATCTTCTGTCTGCCGGTTTGAACGGAACGACTGCGGCGGCTGAGAAAAGAGCGGCTTTGGGCGCCGTACTGGGGATCGGCTACGGCAATGCCAAGCAATTTTTAAAACGATTGAATCATTACGGCGTTACGCGAGAAGAGTGGGACGCCGCGTTACGGCAACTGCAAAAGGATGGTGGCGATGAAAAGTTCTGA
- the miaA gene encoding tRNA (adenosine(37)-N6)-dimethylallyltransferase MiaA, whose product MKPVIAIVGPTAVGKTALSFFLAEEFHSELVSCDAYQIYRGMDIGTAKPTQEELSAYRHHLINIAAADEPFSAARFCALAQAEIAALHERGKLPIIVGGTGLYLQSLLEGYEFTAPRVLPHERERAARTVASMTPAELKSYITAATDWQPDDWHELLANRQRLIRLVAAVGRGEGAAFVRAGKASALIYDAFVIGLSLPRPVLYERIEKRIDAMLRAGWIEETAALLKEGLTESDQGMKAIGYGEIAAYLDGRITYDAMTAAIKTRTRRFAKRQLTWYRRMPYIHWYEKEKYDSEAALARTVIADIRGAGIGI is encoded by the coding sequence ATGAAACCGGTTATTGCCATTGTCGGGCCTACGGCAGTAGGAAAAACGGCGTTGAGCTTTTTCCTGGCGGAAGAATTTCACAGCGAACTGGTCTCGTGCGATGCTTATCAGATCTATCGCGGCATGGATATCGGCACGGCCAAGCCGACGCAGGAGGAACTTTCCGCCTATCGTCATCATTTGATCAATATTGCCGCTGCCGACGAGCCCTTTTCCGCCGCTCGTTTCTGTGCGCTGGCGCAGGCGGAAATCGCTGCTCTCCATGAACGGGGGAAACTTCCGATTATTGTAGGCGGTACGGGTTTGTATTTGCAATCCTTGCTGGAAGGATATGAATTTACGGCGCCCCGGGTATTGCCGCATGAACGGGAGCGGGCCGCGCGAACCGTTGCGTCGATGACGCCGGCAGAGTTGAAGTCGTATATTACGGCGGCTACGGATTGGCAGCCTGATGACTGGCATGAGCTGTTGGCCAACAGACAACGGTTGATCCGTCTGGTTGCCGCCGTCGGCAGAGGGGAAGGCGCTGCCTTCGTTCGTGCCGGCAAAGCGTCGGCATTGATTTATGATGCGTTTGTCATCGGCCTGTCGTTGCCGCGCCCCGTTCTTTATGAGCGTATTGAAAAGCGGATTGACGCAATGTTGCGCGCCGGATGGATTGAAGAAACGGCAGCCTTGTTGAAGGAAGGGCTGACAGAGTCGGATCAAGGCATGAAGGCTATCGGCTACGGAGAGATTGCCGCTTACCTCGACGGGCGCATTACGTATGACGCGATGACTGCGGCGATCAAGACGCGCACCCGCCGTTTTGCCAAACGGCAACTGACGTGGTACAGGCGGATGCCGTATATTCACTGGTATGAAAAGGAAAAGTACGATTCCGAAGCAGCCTTGGCTCGCACGGTCATCGCCGATATACGCGGCGCAGGAATCGGAATATGA
- the ahpC gene encoding alkyl hydroperoxide reductase subunit C, whose product MSLNGKKISEFTAQAYVDNGFRDVTQEDLQGKWSVLFFYPADFTFVCPTELADLQRKYADFKQIGCEVYAVSCDTHFVHKAWHESSPLIGTVTYPMVGDPTGALAKDLDVYITAEGKAERGTFVINPAGEVVLYEVSAGNIGRSADELLRKVQAAQFVGAHGDEVCPASWHPGDAVLKPSFDLVGKL is encoded by the coding sequence ATGTCGTTAAATGGTAAAAAAATTTCAGAGTTTACGGCGCAAGCCTACGTTGACAACGGTTTCAGAGATGTGACGCAGGAAGATTTGCAGGGCAAATGGAGTGTCCTTTTCTTTTATCCTGCCGATTTTACCTTCGTGTGCCCGACGGAATTGGCAGACTTGCAGAGAAAATATGCTGATTTTAAGCAGATTGGTTGTGAAGTATATGCCGTTTCATGCGATACGCATTTTGTTCATAAAGCATGGCATGAATCGTCGCCCTTGATCGGAACCGTAACGTATCCGATGGTGGGCGATCCGACGGGGGCGCTGGCAAAAGATCTTGACGTCTATATTACGGCAGAAGGAAAAGCGGAACGGGGAACCTTCGTCATCAATCCGGCGGGAGAAGTCGTGCTGTATGAAGTAAGCGCCGGTAATATCGGCCGCAGCGCAGATGAGTTGTTGCGTAAGGTGCAGGCTGCCCAATTTGTCGGCGCGCATGGAGACGAAGTGTGCCCGGCTTCCTGGCATCCCGGTGACGCCGTCTTGAAACCGTCTTTCGACCTGGTGGGCAAATTGTAG
- a CDS encoding TIGR01212 family radical SAM protein (This family includes YhcC from E. coli K-12, an uncharacterized radical SAM protein.) produces the protein MKERYRIYSTYLKGKYGEKVYKLPISIPDTCPNRDGRLGTGGCAFCGSIGAGYENLPASVTIGEQIRTNKAHIVPKYKAHKFIAYFQNFTNTYLPPPLFRSYLAEACKDDVVALAVATRPDCINETYLDILAEIREKYHVDILVELGLQTVNYRTLKLINRGHGLAEYIDAVTMLAAYPFRNCTHVIIGLPGEDDADTVETARVISALPTQEVKLHALYIIKNTLMAEWYRDGKISLISVEDYVRRVVLFLAHSRPDIVFQRLIGRAPQEAVDFANWGMGWWRIRDMIDAELERLDTWQGKDCNYLHGKAVRHFTE, from the coding sequence ATGAAAGAACGATATCGTATCTATTCGACATATTTAAAAGGAAAATACGGGGAAAAAGTTTATAAATTACCGATCAGTATCCCCGATACCTGCCCCAATCGGGACGGCCGCCTCGGCACCGGAGGATGCGCGTTTTGCGGTTCCATCGGTGCCGGGTACGAAAACCTGCCGGCGTCGGTGACGATCGGCGAACAGATCAGAACCAATAAGGCCCATATCGTTCCGAAATATAAGGCCCATAAATTTATCGCTTATTTTCAAAACTTCACGAATACTTACTTGCCGCCTCCTCTCTTCCGTTCGTATTTGGCAGAAGCGTGCAAAGACGATGTCGTCGCGCTGGCCGTTGCCACGCGTCCTGACTGCATCAATGAAACGTATCTTGATATTTTGGCGGAGATCAGGGAGAAATACCATGTCGACATCCTTGTCGAGTTGGGCTTGCAGACAGTGAATTACAGAACATTGAAACTGATTAATCGCGGTCACGGTTTGGCTGAATACATCGATGCCGTCACTATGCTTGCCGCTTATCCGTTTCGAAATTGTACACACGTAATCATCGGTCTGCCCGGCGAGGATGACGCCGACACGGTCGAAACGGCCCGCGTCATTTCGGCGCTGCCGACGCAGGAAGTAAAGCTTCACGCATTGTATATCATTAAGAATACATTGATGGCGGAATGGTATCGCGACGGCAAGATCTCGCTCATCTCCGTCGAGGATTACGTACGGCGTGTCGTCCTTTTCCTGGCTCATTCGCGGCCGGATATCGTTTTTCAGCGACTCATCGGCAGGGCGCCGCAGGAAGCCGTCGATTTCGCCAACTGGGGCATGGGCTGGTGGCGCATTCGCGATATGATCGATGCCGAACTGGAGCGGCTCGACACCTGGCAGGGGAAGGACTGCAACTATTTGCATGGAAAAGCTGTTCGACATTTTACGGAATGA